The sequence TAATGCGGAGGTGGAGTCGTTCTTCCATACGCTCAAAGGCGACATAATTAGGAAAAATAGTTTTAAAAGTGAGAAGCAGCTTAGAGATAAACTTGCCGGTTATATCCAGCATTTTTATAACCGTTATAGACTGCACTCAAGTCTTGGATATCGACCCCCGCATGAATATGAAGTAGCGACGGGTTAAAGATAATAGGGTGTCCATTTTATCGGGTGAAGATCACAGGTTTAAGCATTTTGATAAAGTGCTGCAAGAACAAAAATGCCGTTTCACTCGTTTGAATCGGGAAGTTCTCTTGAACCTCTTTACGCTCTTTACCACCAAATGGAGGGTTAGCCAATATTACATCGTGTTGGTTGCTTGGCTGAATGTCTTGCAAGTTTTCAGATAATGTATTGGTGTGCAATACATTAGGGGCTTCAATGCCGTGCAAAATCATGTTCATGATGGCGATAACGTAGGCTAAAGACTTCTTCTCTTTGGCATAGAAGGTGCCATCTTGCAGTGTTTTCAAATCACTCGTACTAAGTTTGGTTTTGTCTCGACCACCTTGACGTAAGTAATCGTAGGCTTCACATAAGAACCCTGCTGAACCAGCGGCACCGTCGTAAATGGTATCCCCGATTTTTGGCTGTACGACATCGATCATCGCGCGGATTAATGGGCGTGGCGTATAGTACTCGCCACCGTTTCGGCCAGCGTTACCCATATTCTTGATTTTAACTTCGTATAAGTGGCTCAACTCGTGCTTTTCTTTTTGCGATCGGAAACGAAGAGTATCTATTTTTTCCAGTGCATCACGCAGTGAGTAACCGCTTTGAATCTTGTTTTTTATCTCACCAAAAACCTCACCAATTTTATATTCAATGGTGTTGGCATTATTCGCTCGTTGTTTAAAGCCTTTCAGGTAAGGAAACAGTTCTCCATCAACAAACTCCATTAGGTCATCGCCAGTTAATGCGTTGTTGTGGTCGAAGTTACCTTCTGCATCTTTTGGTGCAGCCCAGTTACTCCAGCGATATTGCTCTTCGATGATGTACTCGTAGGTTTCCATCATCATTTCAGCTTCCTGTGACTTGGTGAACTCAAGATCATCAAGGTACTTTAGAAACAGCATCCATGATGATTGCTCTGTGTAGTCGAGTTCAGACGAACAACCTGCGTCTTTATGAAAGATATCGTCGACGTTTTTAAATACTTGTTCAAACATGCTTTGAATGTCCTGTCACGGCTGTACTATTGGGAGGATGGTTACTGCTAACTTCACCGAAAAATCCCATAGAAAATTGAGTTCTGAATTTAGGGTGGAATATACCCATTTTCTTTAGTCTTTACTTTGGCTTAGTGATGCGATGAGTGTCTTTCTGTCGCTCTCAGTCATTTGAGAAATAATGCATGCTAACTCAGCAGAGCTTTCATCTTCACAGAAGAAATAATTGAGCGGCACACCAAGCTCATCAGCGATGAGCTTTAAGGTTTGAACATCTGGGGCGTGCTTGCCTTTCTCGTACTGATTCATTCGAGGGCTTGCTGAACTTGCATCCATACCTATGCTTTCTCCCAAGGCTTTTTGAGAGAGCTTTGCTTTTTTTCGAGCTTGTTTGAGTCGCTCTGGGATTGGGTTTTTAAATGACACTTAGATTT is a genomic window of Vibrio sp. FE10 containing:
- a CDS encoding N-6 DNA methylase, coding for MFEQVFKNVDDIFHKDAGCSSELDYTEQSSWMLFLKYLDDLEFTKSQEAEMMMETYEYIIEEQYRWSNWAAPKDAEGNFDHNNALTGDDLMEFVDGELFPYLKGFKQRANNANTIEYKIGEVFGEIKNKIQSGYSLRDALEKIDTLRFRSQKEKHELSHLYEVKIKNMGNAGRNGGEYYTPRPLIRAMIDVVQPKIGDTIYDGAAGSAGFLCEAYDYLRQGGRDKTKLSTSDLKTLQDGTFYAKEKKSLAYVIAIMNMILHGIEAPNVLHTNTLSENLQDIQPSNQHDVILANPPFGGKERKEVQENFPIQTSETAFLFLQHFIKMLKPVIFTR
- a CDS encoding helix-turn-helix domain-containing protein; its protein translation is MSFKNPIPERLKQARKKAKLSQKALGESIGMDASSASPRMNQYEKGKHAPDVQTLKLIADELGVPLNYFFCEDESSAELACIISQMTESDRKTLIASLSQSKD